The genomic window AGGGGCTGGCGAAGGCCGGTGTGGACGTCGCGGTGTACGAGCGCGATCCCTCCCCGCAGCACCGCAAGCAGGGGTATCGGATCCACATCAGCAACGTGGGGGAGCAGGCGCTCGCGGAGACATTGCCGGATGCGGTGCGGCGGCGGGTGATCGCGACCGCAACACATCCAGGGGACCTGGTGGCGGGGTTCGACGCGCAGTTGAACACGCAGTTCGAGCAGGTGTTCCCGGTCGCCGGGCCGGACGCCGTGACGTCCGTGGATCGGTATGCGTTTCGTCGCGCGCTGATGACCGGGCTGGACGACGTGCTGCAGTTCGGCCGGCAGTTCTCGTCGTACGCCGAGACCGACGAGGGTGTCGAGATCGCCTTTGCGGACGGGAGTTCCGCGACGGCCGATGTGCTCGTCGGTGCGGACGGGGTGGGGTCGCGGGTGCGGTCACAGCTGGTGCCGTCGCAGGACGTGCGTGACATCGGCGTGCGCTGCATCTACGGGAAGGTGCCGTTGACGTCGGCCGTTCGGTCGCTCGCGCCGGAGGCGTTTCTGCGCGGGTTCTGTTTCGTAGGCGACGGGGCCGGACTCGGTACTGCGTTCGGGCCCGTGATGTTCCGGGAACCGCCGGCGGAGTACGGCGACTACCTGATGGCCGTGCTGACCGGGACGAACGCGGTGCTCGGCGCGTCGGACGAGGAGCTGTTCGCGATGTCTCCCGGTGACCTGTGGGCTCTCGTGCAGCGGCTGGTCGGCGACTGGCATCCGTCGGTCCGCGCCCTGCTCGACGCGGGAGAGCCGGAGGCGGCGTTCCCGATCACGTTGCGGACGTGCATCACGGTGCCGACCTGGTCGTCGTCACGCGTCACGATGCTGGGGGACGCCGTTCACCCGATGACCCCGGCCGCGGGGGCCGGCGCGAACACGGCGTTATGGGACGCGGCGCGGTTGACGCGGGCGCTGACGTCGGAGGAGGACCTTGCGACGTACCAGAAGGACGTTGTGGCGAACGGCCAGGCGATCGTCACCGAGTCGCTGCACAACGCCGAGCGACTGTTCAACGTCTCGATCCCGGTCTGAGCCGCTCCTGCAGTTCGGGCAATCGGTCGAGGATCTGAAGGGAGGCGGCATGGCGGGCGCGGGCGTAGAGCTCGAGCGATGGGGAAACGGGAGGTGGCTCGGACAGCGGGAACGTCGAGCCGATGGTGTGTGCGCAACCGACGGCGATGGCGGACATGAGGTCGTCCACACGAGCCGCGGGATGCTCCTCGCGGTAGGCGTCGAGCAGTACGCCGAAGCCGTCGATCCACTGGTCGCCGAGCATCACCGTGCGCGGGTCGGCGCCGATCCGCGCGATCTCCCAGGCGACGAAGCGCGGTCGGGGCGGCTGGAAGTCGATCACCGCGGCGACGGCATCGCCCTTCAGCATCAGGTTCGGCGAGGCAAGGTCTCCGTGCAGGACCTGCACGATCAAGGCAGGCAGCCCCGCGAGGATCCTGCCGACCCGCCCAAGCAACGCTCGCCGTTCCTTCGCAGCCTCGCACGCCCACTCTTCGAACGGGCTCAGCTCGTCGCGCGCTTGCAAGCCCGTGATCAGCTGGTCGAACTGCATCTTGGACCGCTCGAGGTCTCGCGCCTCGGTAGCCGGTCTGAGCGTTGGTTTTGCGGCCGGATGTTCCGCAAGCCGCCGATGCAACCGTCCGAGCACGGCACCAACCGCGGGCCAGCGCTCCCCGGTGATGCCACCCTCGGCCGTCTCCCCGTCCACGAACTCCCACAACGACATCGGCACCCGCTCGTCGATCACCGCCCCACCCAACGTCGGCCGCACCCGAGCAACCGGCACCGCCCCACGCCCGGCATACGCCGTCAGCTCGATGGCTGCCCGCT from Kribbella jejuensis includes these protein-coding regions:
- a CDS encoding FAD-dependent oxidoreductase, producing MKVAIVGAGIGGLALAQGLAKAGVDVAVYERDPSPQHRKQGYRIHISNVGEQALAETLPDAVRRRVIATATHPGDLVAGFDAQLNTQFEQVFPVAGPDAVTSVDRYAFRRALMTGLDDVLQFGRQFSSYAETDEGVEIAFADGSSATADVLVGADGVGSRVRSQLVPSQDVRDIGVRCIYGKVPLTSAVRSLAPEAFLRGFCFVGDGAGLGTAFGPVMFREPPAEYGDYLMAVLTGTNAVLGASDEELFAMSPGDLWALVQRLVGDWHPSVRALLDAGEPEAAFPITLRTCITVPTWSSSRVTMLGDAVHPMTPAAGAGANTALWDAARLTRALTSEEDLATYQKDVVANGQAIVTESLHNAERLFNVSIPV
- a CDS encoding phosphotransferase enzyme family protein, coding for MPTELGQLLRESYGLEAVELRRIDAGTNTLNYRIVDNDGRRWFAKVYRGNLAHERAAIELTAYAGRGAVPVARVRPTLGGAVIDERVPMSLWEFVDGETAEGGITGERWPAVGAVLGRLHRRLAEHPAAKPTLRPATEARDLERSKMQFDQLITGLQARDELSPFEEWACEAAKERRALLGRVGRILAGLPALIVQVLHGDLASPNLMLKGDAVAAVIDFQPPRPRFVAWEIARIGADPRTVMLGDQWIDGFGVLLDAYREEHPAARVDDLMSAIAVGCAHTIGSTFPLSEPPPVSPSLELYARARHAASLQILDRLPELQERLRPGSRR